The following are encoded together in the Bradymonas sediminis genome:
- a CDS encoding arginine N-succinyltransferase → MFLLREALPTDLDQLRGLARTLNTLNLPDDSARLKRLVQISRESFDGTYRKPRFRDYLFVLEDVAEKRLIGSCLIIAQHGTHERPAVYYDVHNEQKYSSTLDKLIIHRVLQLRFDYDGPTEIGGLILAPEYRAHPLKLGRILSFVRFLFIGLHRDLFRDEVVAELLPPLNDDGTSDLWDCLGRNFTGLNYREADLLSRDNVEFIRNLFPSKPIYTALLPEHVRKIIGVVGEKTVPARRMLEKIGFEWDNSIDPFDGGPTFAVKTDDCAPIINTRRLAYLGPIAQDAAPDGQALVALDTLDKEQPDAEMKPRFQAVYCDYRLAEGGAEINLPDLPGFDALARGAEVGLLPFD, encoded by the coding sequence ATGTTCCTTTTACGCGAAGCATTGCCTACCGACCTCGACCAATTGCGAGGCCTCGCACGTACCTTAAACACATTGAACCTGCCGGATGATTCCGCGCGGCTCAAAAGACTCGTGCAGATCAGCCGCGAGAGCTTCGACGGGACCTACCGAAAGCCGCGCTTTCGCGACTATCTATTTGTGCTCGAAGATGTCGCCGAGAAGCGACTGATTGGGAGTTGCTTGATCATCGCTCAGCACGGCACCCACGAGCGCCCGGCGGTGTATTATGACGTGCATAATGAGCAAAAATACTCGTCGACCCTCGACAAATTGATCATCCACCGTGTGCTGCAGTTGCGCTTTGATTATGACGGTCCCACCGAGATCGGCGGGCTGATCCTTGCCCCCGAATACCGCGCGCATCCGCTTAAATTGGGGCGCATCTTAAGCTTCGTGCGCTTTCTATTTATCGGCCTGCACCGCGACCTTTTTCGCGACGAGGTGGTCGCCGAGTTATTGCCGCCGCTCAACGACGATGGGACCAGTGATCTGTGGGATTGTCTGGGGCGAAATTTCACCGGCCTCAACTACCGCGAGGCGGATCTTCTCAGCCGCGACAATGTCGAGTTCATCCGCAACCTCTTCCCCAGCAAGCCGATCTATACCGCGCTCTTGCCCGAGCATGTGCGCAAGATCATCGGCGTGGTCGGCGAGAAGACCGTGCCGGCGCGCCGGATGCTCGAGAAGATTGGGTTTGAGTGGGATAATTCCATCGACCCCTTCGACGGTGGGCCGACCTTCGCGGTCAAGACCGACGACTGCGCGCCGATCATCAACACCCGCCGGCTGGCCTACCTTGGGCCGATCGCCCAGGACGCGGCGCCAGATGGCCAGGCGCTCGTCGCGCTGGACACCCTCGACAAAGAGCAGCCTGACGCGGAGATGAAGCCGCGCTTTCAGGCCGTCTACTGCGATTATCGACTCGCCGAGGGCGGCGCCGAGATCAACCTGCCCGACCTGCCGGGCTTCGACGCGCTCGCCCGGGGCGCCGAGGTGGGGCTGCTCCCCTTCGATTGA
- a CDS encoding group III truncated hemoglobin has protein sequence MSFATREHNLQMQGPRPEFSREDIETFVHAFYGRVQEDELIGPVFDLYILDWGPHLKRMVGFWSAVLRGERSYTQSPKGPPPVMHWNMPELEHAHFVRWLDLFKQTLEDVLEPDQAAWLAGRSRFMADALSRNLGPYEGET, from the coding sequence ATGTCCTTTGCGACGCGAGAGCATAATCTGCAAATGCAGGGGCCGCGCCCCGAGTTTAGCCGCGAAGATATCGAGACCTTTGTCCACGCGTTTTACGGCCGCGTGCAGGAGGACGAGCTTATCGGCCCGGTCTTCGACCTCTATATACTCGATTGGGGTCCACATCTGAAGCGCATGGTCGGGTTTTGGAGCGCCGTGCTTCGCGGCGAGCGCAGCTATACCCAGAGCCCCAAGGGGCCGCCGCCGGTGATGCATTGGAATATGCCGGAGCTTGAGCACGCCCATTTTGTGCGCTGGCTCGACCTCTTTAAGCAGACCCTCGAAGATGTCCTCGAGCCCGACCAGGCTGCGTGGCTGGCGGGGCGCTCGCGCTTTATGGCCGACGCGTTGTCGCGAAATCTTGGGCCCTACGAGGGTGAAACCTGA
- a CDS encoding PEGA domain-containing protein, producing the protein MYKKKMFFIQALVATLFLWGVSANIAFAQDNDEALNVAVLNLEGTGVDPQLLDTLTSVLRNEAQQFSSYDIVNQSPINLSEVAIVLGCSSDSLPCLGRAADQLDARVLIFGRVAKVEDTHRVTVVIFDAQSQKIVRQLVRTLASETKTSQGRSADPVSAFRKEVQSLFPRDANPVAENQATLLQIESNVDNTEIKLNGTMVGVAPIKRSSLPPGIYRIEASRQGYTTWKTNVELIAGADVRVWAPMKRAPGASDKVAAKAPVSGRKTVTPPPMPASSGPNWGAWSAIGVGGIALAGSGVMALMIFDTEDELKALDANRDPAPAKREAYLNDRQGLLDKGESYELGHRVLLGVGLVSVAAGVVWLVLDDGGEAQQRAQKIDDSNWDVGLSTRGVQAQWSW; encoded by the coding sequence ATGTACAAAAAGAAAATGTTTTTTATTCAGGCCCTCGTCGCGACGCTGTTTTTATGGGGCGTTTCGGCGAATATCGCGTTCGCACAGGACAATGACGAAGCGCTCAATGTGGCGGTTTTGAACCTCGAAGGCACCGGCGTTGACCCCCAATTATTGGACACGTTGACCTCGGTGCTGCGAAACGAAGCCCAGCAATTTTCCTCCTACGATATCGTCAACCAATCCCCGATTAACCTCTCCGAAGTCGCCATCGTGCTGGGGTGCTCCAGCGATAGCCTGCCCTGCCTGGGGCGCGCTGCGGACCAGCTCGACGCGCGGGTCCTGATCTTTGGGCGAGTAGCGAAGGTCGAAGATACCCACCGGGTCACGGTCGTTATTTTCGACGCCCAGAGCCAAAAGATCGTCCGCCAGCTAGTGCGCACCCTGGCCAGCGAAACCAAGACGAGTCAGGGGCGCTCCGCTGACCCGGTGAGCGCGTTCCGAAAGGAAGTTCAGAGCCTGTTCCCGCGTGACGCGAACCCGGTCGCCGAAAACCAGGCCACGCTCCTGCAGATTGAGTCGAACGTCGATAATACCGAGATTAAGTTGAACGGCACGATGGTGGGCGTCGCGCCGATCAAACGCTCTTCGCTGCCGCCGGGAATCTACCGAATCGAGGCGTCGCGCCAAGGATATACGACCTGGAAGACCAACGTTGAGCTGATCGCCGGCGCGGACGTGCGCGTGTGGGCGCCGATGAAGCGGGCGCCTGGGGCGAGTGATAAGGTCGCGGCGAAGGCACCCGTCAGCGGGCGTAAGACGGTGACCCCGCCGCCGATGCCGGCGTCCTCGGGGCCGAATTGGGGCGCCTGGAGCGCGATCGGCGTGGGCGGCATCGCCCTGGCCGGCAGCGGCGTGATGGCGCTGATGATCTTCGACACCGAAGATGAATTAAAGGCGCTCGACGCGAATCGAGATCCCGCCCCGGCCAAACGTGAGGCCTATCTTAACGACCGGCAGGGCCTGCTCGACAAAGGCGAGAGCTATGAGTTGGGCCATCGCGTGCTGCTCGGCGTCGGCCTGGTCAGCGTGGCAGCCGGCGTCGTCTGGTTGGTCCTCGACGACGGCGGCGAAGCGCAGCAACGCGCCCAAAAGATCGACGACTCGAATTGGGATGTCGGCCTGTCAACGCGCGGCGTCCAGGCGCAGTGGAGCTGGTAA
- a CDS encoding ABC transporter ATP-binding protein, whose translation MSDPKISSSNQHSIVVDGISKTYGDFSALNQISFKVRPGEIVGFLGPNGAGKSTTMKILTCFMDATAGRASVAGFDVGTQSKQVRSRVGYLPENVPLYDDMIVYDYLNFIAEMREIPRSERRRSLDEAVERTGLKSVIHREIRELSKGYRQRVGLAQAIIHRPKVLILDEPTTGLDPNQLIEIRDVIKDLGRENTIILSTHILQEVSAVCDRIIIINRGELVADDTLDGLKQELPTRFPDWQNALGEGSPPDAPKEPTLEDIFRVYTAGSTEENRDAAPSLAEV comes from the coding sequence ATGAGTGACCCGAAAATCTCTTCGAGTAATCAACACTCGATCGTGGTGGATGGCATCAGCAAAACCTACGGGGATTTCAGCGCGCTGAATCAGATCAGCTTTAAGGTTCGGCCCGGCGAAATTGTCGGCTTTCTGGGCCCCAACGGGGCGGGGAAGTCGACCACGATGAAGATCTTAACCTGCTTTATGGACGCGACCGCGGGGCGCGCGTCCGTGGCGGGTTTTGATGTTGGCACCCAATCAAAACAGGTGCGCAGTCGGGTGGGCTATCTGCCCGAAAACGTGCCCCTTTATGACGATATGATCGTCTACGATTACCTCAACTTCATCGCCGAGATGCGCGAAATCCCGCGCAGTGAGCGCCGTCGAAGCCTCGACGAGGCGGTCGAGCGAACGGGGCTGAAGTCGGTCATTCACCGCGAAATCCGCGAGCTCTCCAAGGGCTATCGCCAGCGCGTCGGGCTCGCCCAGGCGATTATCCATCGCCCGAAGGTGCTCATCCTCGACGAGCCCACCACCGGCCTGGACCCCAACCAGCTCATCGAGATCCGCGATGTAATCAAAGATCTGGGGCGCGAAAATACCATCATCCTCTCGACGCATATTCTCCAGGAAGTCAGCGCGGTTTGCGACCGAATTATCATCATCAATCGCGGCGAACTCGTCGCCGATGACACGCTCGACGGGCTAAAGCAGGAGCTGCCCACGCGCTTCCCGGACTGGCAGAACGCCCTGGGTGAGGGCAGCCCCCCGGACGCCCCGAAGGAGCCCACGCTCGAAGATATCTTCCGCGTCTATACCGCCGGCTCGACCGAGGAAAATCGCGACGCCGCACCCTCCCTGGCCGAGGTCTAA
- a CDS encoding SpoIID/LytB domain-containing protein, translated as MKYFSTKPGHRRWMQFLLMAGLLSTFLWAPAAQAQQRGLTAADRLGILYAPQLNFTPEGDPIIRVAVIEGAKKVAFTPTETIRVLPQGESGPEIVLPGNKTYTVEISQARPGEYKHWVVVESLPVARRAQLEAVKDQWMKRGYLPDTFEVGGLFGIRGKVFDSRQILVAIGGSKDLKQAKKLQRDLETKYGLEGRIHSEITRFPSGMISLTGQGLSMEIHSPDTLWVAPKKGRDEDIRYTIPGVKKSYNAGTETRTYLGKLVFAPDKDGSLVAMTSLGAERLLRGVVPSETYASAPKEALMAQAVAARNEIFAALGVRNLADPYMQRADIYDQVYGGVGAEDPRATRAVKATRGQVMFYKQQIVEAVYSSNAGGFTENNNNVWDAKARPYLRGKADVPAEDVPAEFRNGITTQNLEAFLASDMPAYSKTSPMGSTKYYRWQDSASIAEVEAWLGKQGYKLGKIRGAKVLSRGVSGRVIRLELTGQKGKAVIERELNVRRLFGGLKSGLFVMDYQTDSAGNITKFTFRGAGFGHGVGMCQTGAMGMAAQGKSFQDILGHYYSGIDIRKLY; from the coding sequence ATGAAGTATTTCTCCACGAAGCCTGGCCATCGGCGATGGATGCAATTTCTGCTGATGGCGGGGCTCCTGAGCACCTTCCTCTGGGCCCCCGCGGCGCAGGCGCAGCAGCGCGGGCTGACCGCCGCCGACCGCCTCGGAATCCTCTACGCCCCGCAGCTTAACTTCACACCCGAAGGCGACCCGATCATCCGAGTCGCGGTCATCGAGGGCGCCAAAAAAGTCGCGTTTACGCCCACCGAGACCATCCGCGTGCTCCCGCAGGGAGAGTCCGGCCCGGAGATCGTTTTGCCCGGAAATAAGACCTATACGGTCGAGATTTCGCAGGCGCGGCCGGGCGAATATAAGCATTGGGTGGTCGTCGAGAGTCTTCCTGTCGCGCGGCGCGCGCAGCTTGAGGCGGTGAAAGACCAGTGGATGAAACGTGGCTATCTGCCCGACACCTTCGAGGTCGGCGGGCTCTTCGGGATTCGCGGTAAGGTCTTTGATTCGCGCCAGATTCTGGTGGCCATCGGCGGGTCGAAAGATCTGAAGCAGGCCAAGAAACTTCAGCGCGACCTCGAGACCAAATACGGCCTGGAGGGCCGGATTCATAGCGAGATTACCCGGTTCCCCTCGGGCATGATCTCGCTGACCGGGCAGGGCTTGTCGATGGAGATTCACTCCCCGGACACCCTCTGGGTCGCCCCCAAAAAGGGGCGCGACGAGGATATTCGCTATACGATTCCGGGCGTAAAGAAGAGTTATAACGCCGGCACTGAGACCCGCACCTACCTCGGTAAGCTGGTCTTCGCGCCCGACAAAGATGGCAGCCTGGTCGCCATGACCAGCCTGGGCGCCGAGCGTTTGCTGCGCGGCGTCGTCCCCTCCGAGACCTACGCCAGCGCCCCCAAAGAGGCGCTGATGGCCCAGGCGGTCGCCGCGCGAAACGAGATCTTCGCCGCCCTCGGCGTGCGTAACCTCGCCGACCCCTATATGCAGCGCGCCGATATCTACGACCAGGTTTATGGCGGCGTGGGCGCGGAGGACCCGCGCGCCACGCGCGCCGTCAAGGCCACCCGCGGCCAGGTGATGTTCTACAAGCAGCAGATCGTCGAGGCCGTCTATAGCTCGAACGCCGGCGGCTTCACCGAGAATAATAATAATGTCTGGGACGCCAAGGCGCGGCCCTATCTTCGCGGCAAGGCCGACGTGCCGGCCGAGGATGTGCCTGCCGAGTTCCGAAACGGCATCACCACCCAAAACCTCGAGGCCTTCCTAGCCAGTGATATGCCCGCCTATTCGAAGACCTCGCCGATGGGCAGCACGAAATATTATCGCTGGCAAGACTCGGCGAGCATCGCCGAGGTCGAGGCCTGGCTTGGGAAGCAGGGCTATAAATTAGGCAAGATTCGCGGCGCAAAGGTCTTGAGCCGCGGGGTGAGCGGGCGGGTGATTCGTCTCGAGCTCACCGGTCAAAAGGGCAAGGCGGTCATTGAGCGCGAGCTCAACGTGCGCCGGCTCTTCGGGGGGCTAAAGAGCGGGCTCTTCGTGATGGATTATCAGACCGACTCGGCCGGAAATATCACGAAATTTACGTTCCGCGGCGCCGGCTTTGGCCACGGCGTTGGCATGTGCCAGACCGGCGCGATGGGCATGGCCGCCCAGGGCAAGAGCTTCCAAGATATCCTTGGCCACTATTATTCGGGCATCGATATCCGAAAGCTCTACTAA
- the pncA gene encoding bifunctional nicotinamidase/pyrazinamidase — MSKSALIVIDIQNDFLPGGALGVAGGFDVIEPINKLMGRFDLVVATQDWHPSDHASFASNHAGREPGEVIEVEGLTQVLWPDHCVQDTPGAEFAEGLDTARIERVFRKGSDARYDSYSGFYDNGHHSATGMTEYLREQGVEQVFLVGIATDYCVKFSALDACADGFDTTVIIDACRGVIVSPGDIEKAVAEMTQAGAKMAAAGSF, encoded by the coding sequence ATGTCAAAAAGTGCGTTGATCGTCATCGATATCCAAAATGACTTTTTGCCCGGTGGCGCGCTCGGTGTGGCGGGCGGATTCGATGTCATCGAGCCCATCAACAAATTAATGGGGCGATTCGACCTGGTCGTGGCGACCCAGGATTGGCATCCGAGCGACCACGCGAGCTTCGCCTCCAATCACGCGGGGAGAGAGCCCGGCGAGGTCATCGAGGTGGAGGGGTTGACCCAGGTCTTGTGGCCAGACCATTGCGTGCAGGATACGCCGGGCGCAGAGTTCGCCGAAGGCCTGGACACCGCGCGCATCGAGCGGGTCTTTCGCAAGGGCAGCGACGCGCGCTACGACAGCTATAGCGGCTTCTATGATAACGGCCACCACAGCGCGACGGGCATGACCGAGTACCTGCGCGAGCAGGGCGTCGAGCAGGTGTTTTTGGTGGGGATCGCGACGGACTATTGCGTGAAATTCAGCGCGCTCGACGCCTGCGCGGACGGCTTCGACACCACGGTGATTATCGACGCATGCCGCGGCGTCATCGTGAGCCCGGGCGATATCGAAAAGGCCGTGGCCGAGATGACGCAGGCCGGGGCGAAGATGGCCGCCGCCGGCTCGTTCTAA
- a CDS encoding RrF2 family transcriptional regulator encodes MNLTRKTDISIRLLVYFADRGEAGATAAEAAEAHQISPTYTAKIIAELSGHDWLHTSRGRGSRTQLRADPEALRVGDVVRKMEPFELVECFNPSQNCCQLSGHCRLRAQLELARQAFLRSLDQVCIADLQSPHSLDLASADGVARSHETG; translated from the coding sequence ATGAATTTGACCCGAAAAACAGATATTTCGATTCGCTTGCTGGTCTATTTTGCCGACCGGGGCGAAGCCGGCGCGACCGCGGCCGAGGCCGCCGAGGCGCATCAGATTTCACCGACCTATACGGCCAAGATCATCGCCGAGTTGAGCGGGCATGATTGGCTGCACACCAGCCGTGGGCGCGGAAGTCGCACCCAATTGCGCGCCGACCCCGAGGCGTTGCGCGTGGGCGATGTCGTGCGAAAAATGGAGCCTTTCGAGCTGGTGGAGTGCTTTAACCCCTCCCAAAATTGCTGCCAACTCAGCGGTCATTGCAGATTGCGCGCGCAATTAGAGCTGGCGCGCCAGGCTTTTTTGCGCTCGCTCGACCAGGTGTGCATCGCCGATTTGCAATCCCCACATTCCCTTGATTTGGCCAGCGCTGATGGCGTTGCGCGCAGTCATGAAACGGGCTAA